In the Ignavibacteriales bacterium genome, one interval contains:
- the rfbB gene encoding dTDP-glucose 4,6-dehydratase: MNVLVTGGAGFIGSNFIRFILQKYPEYRVINLDKLTYAGNLENLTGIDKDPRYAFEKGDICDKTRVQMCVVRYEIDVIVNFAAESHVDRSILGASEFVHTNIAGTHVLLEVAKELKMKRFLQVSTDEVYGSLGTTGLFTEGTSLHPNSPYSASKASADMLALAYHHTFGIPIVVTRCSNNYGPYQFPEKLIPLMIANALSDRPLPVYGDGMNVRDWLHVRDHCSAIDTVLHRGRVGEVYNIGGNNEKPNIEIVKLILQNLGKPESLITYVEDRLGHDRRYAIDSSKIQNEFGWKPEYTFERGIAETIKWFVDNKPWWERIISGEYQNYYQMLYGGREIVGQKKTSR, encoded by the coding sequence ATGAATGTACTCGTTACAGGCGGCGCAGGATTCATCGGAAGCAATTTTATTCGGTTCATCCTGCAAAAATATCCCGAGTACCGTGTTATCAATCTTGATAAGCTCACTTATGCAGGCAACCTTGAAAACTTGACTGGTATCGATAAGGATCCGCGTTACGCGTTTGAAAAAGGTGATATTTGCGACAAGACCAGAGTACAAATGTGTGTGGTGCGGTACGAAATTGACGTTATTGTCAACTTTGCTGCTGAATCGCATGTAGATCGAAGTATTCTTGGTGCTTCGGAATTTGTGCACACAAATATAGCGGGCACACATGTTCTGTTGGAAGTTGCCAAGGAATTGAAGATGAAACGATTTCTACAAGTTTCTACGGATGAAGTGTATGGATCACTCGGAACAACTGGTTTATTCACCGAAGGAACATCGTTACATCCGAATAGTCCATACTCGGCAAGTAAAGCATCCGCGGATATGCTGGCGTTAGCATACCATCATACATTTGGCATACCCATCGTCGTGACGCGCTGTTCAAACAATTACGGGCCTTATCAATTTCCAGAGAAACTGATTCCATTGATGATTGCAAACGCACTCAGCGATAGGCCGTTGCCGGTCTATGGGGATGGAATGAATGTACGTGATTGGCTGCATGTACGAGACCATTGTTCGGCAATCGACACGGTACTGCATCGAGGGCGCGTTGGTGAAGTGTATAATATTGGCGGGAACAATGAGAAACCGAATATTGAAATTGTAAAATTGATTCTGCAGAATCTTGGAAAACCAGAATCTCTCATAACGTATGTTGAGGATCGTCTTGGGCATGATCGCCGGTACGCGATTGATTCCAGTAAAATTCAAAATGAGTTTGGATGGAAACCTGAATACACGTTCGAGCGCGGTATCGCAGAAACAATAAAATGGTTCGTCGACAATAAACCATGGTGGGAACGGATAATCAGCGGTGAATACCAGAACTATTATCAAATGTTGTATGGCGGCAGAGAAATAGTGGGACAGAAGAAGACGAGCCGATGA
- a CDS encoding dTDP-4-dehydrorhamnose 3,5-epimerase family protein: MMNYKTGKIHDVIIRDLSKYQDNRGWLMELFRSDIIAQEFLPAMSYISQTEPGVARGPHEHEDQADFFCFIGPSTFRIYLWDARKDSPSFGQKMVFDAGEQKPQAVIVPAGVVHAYRNIGPKPGWVINLPNRLYAGKERKGPVDEIRHESDPHSPFQMD; the protein is encoded by the coding sequence ATGATGAATTACAAAACCGGTAAAATTCACGATGTAATCATCCGCGATTTGTCGAAATATCAAGATAATCGTGGCTGGCTGATGGAATTATTCCGAAGCGATATCATTGCTCAAGAATTTCTTCCTGCAATGTCTTATATCTCGCAGACAGAACCAGGTGTTGCACGTGGACCGCACGAACACGAAGACCAGGCAGATTTTTTTTGCTTTATCGGACCATCAACATTTCGAATCTATTTATGGGATGCGCGAAAAGATTCACCTTCATTTGGACAAAAGATGGTATTTGATGCCGGTGAGCAGAAGCCACAAGCTGTGATAGTTCCAGCCGGTGTGGTCCATGCCTATAGAAATATTGGACCAAAACCAGGGTGGGTAATCAATCTCCCGAACAGACTCTACGCAGGTAAGGAACGCAAAGGACCTGTGGATGAAATTCGACATGAAAGCGATCCTCATTCACCTTTTCAAATGGATTAA
- the argS gene encoding arginine--tRNA ligase: MKRYLTEKFGVALASLSYDGVATLTFEKPKDEAHGDITTNIAMLLAKAVKKNPRAVAQEIINKLEVEPNSVSNIEIAGPGFINFRFTEEFFTAQIGAILKHAETFGKKNIGNGKKTQVEYVSANPTGPLSVGHGRQAAVGDTIANLLVWTGHDVTREYYYNNAGRQMRMLAESTYARYRQLFDSSFLFPEDGYQGDYICEIADDLKKDRSDSIVTMSLEEALALCKEFAEQELFTAIKKVLARMGVVHDIFFNEDSLYKSGMIQEVIEEFRNKGLAYDQDGAVWLKTSALGLDQDRVIVKSTGEPTYRLPDIAYHREKFRRGFELIVDVFGADHIATIPDVLAGVKALGYDPEKVKVVIHQFVTLMRDGEQVKMSKRLANFVTLDELIDEVGSDAVRFFFLMRSTSSHLEFDLNLAKEQSEKNPVYYLQYAHARIASILRFAEEQGTLNATNALTGIEYSLLKGPAEIALSKLLLDFPETVESCAMNFEPHRLTTYLQDVATAFHRFYHEHRIVIPELDIAKARLALCLATKTVIANGCKILGISAPERM, translated from the coding sequence ATGAAGAGGTATCTGACGGAAAAATTTGGCGTAGCGCTTGCTTCACTTTCGTACGACGGTGTTGCAACGTTGACGTTCGAAAAGCCGAAAGATGAAGCACACGGCGATATCACAACGAATATCGCAATGCTGCTGGCGAAGGCGGTAAAGAAAAATCCGCGCGCAGTGGCGCAGGAAATTATTAACAAGCTCGAAGTAGAGCCGAACTCTGTCTCGAACATTGAAATTGCTGGACCGGGGTTTATTAATTTTCGTTTCACGGAAGAATTCTTCACTGCACAGATTGGCGCTATCCTCAAACATGCAGAAACGTTTGGGAAAAAGAATATAGGCAACGGGAAGAAGACACAGGTGGAGTATGTGAGCGCGAATCCAACCGGACCTTTAAGCGTTGGTCATGGCCGCCAAGCAGCGGTTGGCGACACGATTGCAAATCTGCTTGTGTGGACGGGACATGATGTTACGCGAGAATATTATTACAACAACGCAGGCCGCCAGATGCGCATGCTTGCAGAATCAACGTATGCGCGGTACCGGCAGTTGTTCGATTCTTCGTTCCTATTCCCAGAAGATGGTTATCAAGGCGACTATATCTGTGAAATTGCAGATGATTTAAAGAAAGATCGCAGCGATTCCATCGTAACGATGTCATTAGAAGAAGCATTGGCACTATGTAAAGAATTTGCAGAACAGGAATTGTTTACAGCAATTAAGAAAGTGCTCGCAAGAATGGGTGTTGTGCATGATATTTTCTTCAATGAGGATTCGCTCTACAAAAGCGGAATGATTCAGGAAGTAATTGAAGAATTTCGCAATAAAGGGCTTGCGTACGATCAAGACGGGGCTGTCTGGTTGAAGACGAGTGCATTGGGACTTGACCAGGATCGCGTTATTGTCAAGTCCACCGGCGAGCCAACGTACCGCTTACCGGATATTGCATACCATCGGGAAAAGTTTCGGCGCGGCTTCGAACTTATTGTGGATGTCTTTGGTGCAGACCATATTGCTACAATTCCTGATGTTCTTGCCGGAGTGAAAGCGCTTGGCTACGATCCTGAAAAGGTAAAGGTAGTCATTCACCAATTCGTAACGCTTATGCGCGATGGCGAACAAGTTAAAATGTCCAAGCGGCTTGCGAACTTTGTAACGCTTGATGAATTAATAGATGAAGTCGGATCAGACGCAGTACGTTTCTTCTTTTTGATGCGTTCTACATCCAGCCACTTGGAGTTTGATTTGAATCTTGCCAAAGAGCAATCGGAGAAAAATCCGGTTTATTACTTGCAATATGCTCATGCCCGAATCGCCAGCATTCTTCGATTTGCGGAGGAACAAGGAACGTTGAACGCAACAAATGCCCTTACAGGCATCGAGTATAGCTTGCTCAAGGGACCTGCAGAAATTGCACTGTCTAAACTGCTCCTTGATTTTCCTGAGACTGTTGAATCCTGCGCGATGAATTTTGAACCGCATCGGCTGACGACGTATTTGCAGGATGTCGCAACCGCATTTCATCGATTTTATCATGAGCACCGTATTGTCATACCAGAGTTGGATATTGCAAAAGCACGGCTTGCGCTCTGCCTTGCCACAAAGACAGTAATCGCAAACGGATGTAAAATTCTCGGAATTTCCGCTCCCGAGCGAATGTAG
- the rsfS gene encoding ribosome silencing factor, translating to MTARTLAKRIADLMISKKAIDIVILDLKKLTSATDFFVICSADSDTQVKAIADSVQDGMETLGERVWHQEGYHALRWIVLDYVDVVVHVFHKEERSFYNLDRLWGDAKRTEVQDPLEAPKPVAHKRRATLRKPIKKQHMETE from the coding sequence TTGACTGCACGTACATTAGCAAAACGAATTGCCGACTTGATGATTTCAAAGAAAGCAATCGATATTGTGATTTTAGACTTGAAAAAGCTCACAAGCGCAACAGACTTTTTCGTGATTTGTTCGGCAGACTCAGATACACAAGTGAAAGCGATCGCCGATTCAGTGCAGGATGGAATGGAAACTCTTGGCGAGCGCGTATGGCACCAAGAGGGTTATCATGCATTGCGCTGGATTGTCTTGGATTATGTTGACGTAGTGGTGCACGTTTTTCATAAAGAAGAAAGATCGTTTTACAACCTTGATCGTCTCTGGGGCGATGCGAAGAGAACAGAAGTGCAAGATCCATTAGAGGCTCCAAAGCCGGTAGCACATAAACGCCGCGCGACTCTCCGAAAACCGATCAAGAAGCAACACATGGAAACAGAATGA
- a CDS encoding LytR C-terminal domain-containing protein — MKQAEHSNTTIHPDVESSASSERVHKNQRLTALRGKIMKGTLIVLSVAFFLAIYVLANRRSNTGSEEGGYIPVVNNRALEVEVLDGAGSMRAAQHLTNVLRTQGYDVVEMKRNNNEVEERTIILDRSGNLDAARKLATMLGVSQDKIFQKIDRTRYLDITVVIGKDYSRLKAFQSSTERKIH; from the coding sequence ATGAAGCAAGCCGAGCATTCCAACACTACTATCCACCCAGACGTTGAATCTTCAGCATCAAGTGAACGTGTTCACAAAAACCAACGACTGACTGCATTGCGCGGGAAGATAATGAAGGGTACGCTTATCGTTCTGAGCGTCGCATTCTTTCTTGCGATCTATGTACTAGCAAACAGAAGAAGTAATACTGGAAGTGAGGAAGGTGGATACATCCCGGTTGTGAACAACCGGGCACTCGAAGTAGAAGTGTTGGATGGCGCAGGAAGTATGAGAGCAGCGCAGCACTTGACGAATGTCCTCCGTACACAAGGATATGATGTTGTCGAGATGAAGAGAAATAATAACGAAGTTGAAGAACGCACTATTATTCTTGATCGTTCTGGCAACTTGGATGCTGCAAGGAAGCTCGCAACAATGCTTGGAGTTTCCCAGGATAAAATATTCCAGAAAATCGACCGCACACGTTATCTTGATATCACTGTCGTGATAGGAAAAGATTATTCCAGACTTAAAGCGTTTCAGTCATCCACTGAAAGGAAAATACATTGA
- a CDS encoding MFS transporter yields MKKQLEPWRRNLYIIWTSQFLAMMGMNLVVPFLPFYIRELGVTDPEVIASWSGLVYAGPFFLSFFFTPLWGMMGDKYGRKSMTVRAIFGLAISQALIGFSPNVEMLFFFRMVQGALSGFVASALALVSETTPREKSGYAIGILQTASAGGTVIGPLVGGTLADMFGYRPLFFIVAAICALSGIVVVKYVRETHEQRVESVSFHMLIDNYRYALRSRPIRIALGIILLSQAAILMIQPIFSLYVDSLEINKEYLATISGAIFSTTGLAMVISAPWWGKRNDAKSYKKNLSIAIIGSAAAFAAQGLVTQAYQLIFLRALQGLFMGGLLPTLYSYVTKNSSNERRGGIIGIASSFSVLAAMIGPPLGGLIAAEVGLRENFFITGGILFSAVILVRLFFVDMHGNDGLPSTDAANVAEVEMLEEAS; encoded by the coding sequence ATGAAAAAGCAATTAGAACCATGGCGCAGGAATCTGTACATCATCTGGACTTCACAATTCCTGGCGATGATGGGGATGAACCTCGTAGTCCCCTTCCTTCCATTCTATATCCGAGAACTCGGCGTCACCGATCCTGAAGTAATTGCAAGTTGGAGCGGACTTGTTTATGCAGGGCCATTCTTTCTTTCCTTCTTTTTCACACCATTATGGGGAATGATGGGCGATAAGTACGGCCGCAAGTCCATGACTGTCCGTGCAATTTTTGGATTAGCAATTTCTCAAGCGCTTATTGGTTTCTCTCCAAACGTTGAGATGCTTTTTTTCTTTCGGATGGTTCAAGGAGCATTGAGCGGTTTCGTAGCTTCAGCGCTTGCACTTGTATCCGAAACGACTCCGCGAGAAAAGTCAGGTTACGCAATTGGCATTTTGCAAACAGCTTCTGCCGGCGGCACTGTCATTGGACCGCTCGTTGGGGGCACACTTGCAGATATGTTTGGTTATCGCCCGCTCTTTTTTATTGTTGCCGCGATATGCGCTCTTTCAGGTATTGTTGTTGTAAAATATGTGCGGGAGACACATGAGCAGCGCGTCGAATCGGTTTCATTTCATATGCTGATTGACAACTATCGCTATGCGCTTCGCTCAAGACCTATTCGGATCGCGCTCGGCATTATTCTACTTTCGCAGGCCGCTATTCTTATGATACAGCCAATATTTTCTTTGTACGTCGATTCGTTAGAGATAAACAAGGAATATCTTGCAACAATTTCTGGAGCAATATTTTCTACGACAGGTCTAGCAATGGTCATCTCGGCACCATGGTGGGGAAAACGAAACGATGCGAAAAGTTATAAGAAAAACCTCTCCATTGCCATCATCGGTTCCGCGGCGGCATTCGCCGCACAGGGATTGGTGACGCAAGCGTATCAACTCATTTTTCTTCGAGCACTCCAGGGACTTTTTATGGGAGGATTACTTCCAACTCTCTATTCGTACGTGACAAAGAATTCATCTAACGAACGCCGCGGCGGTATTATCGGTATTGCGTCCAGCTTCAGCGTTCTCGCAGCAATGATTGGGCCGCCCTTAGGCGGATTGATCGCTGCAGAAGTGGGATTAAGGGAAAACTTTTTTATCACCGGCGGCATTTTATTTTCTGCCGTCATTCTCGTCCGATTATTCTTTGTTGATATGCACGGCAATGATGGATTGCCATCAACTGACGCTGCCAATGTTGCCGAAGTGGAAATGTTAGAAGAGGCAAGTTGA
- the acs gene encoding acetate--CoA ligase, protein MADQKLTGEIFYPSNDTIINARARDWEAISAQAEINLEGFWAKEASELHWFEPWTKVLDDSKKPFYQWFVGGKTNIAYNCLDRHTKTAHRNKLALMWEGEKGEFRSFSYFALRRETCKFANVLKSLGVQKGDRVTLYMGRIPELVIGMLACARIGAVHSVVYGGFTVEALHERLEDSHSKILIVADGSYQRGKIVPLKAIADEALQRAASVESVLVVKRTGEPVNMESGRDMWFHELMALPIANSQCNIEKVDAEDPLFLLYTSGTTGKPKAILHTHGGYMVGTYATLKYVFDIKEEDRYWCAADPGWITGHSYIVYGPLLNGATSFMYEGAPAYPFPNRWWQMIERYGINILYTAPTAIRGLMRFGEAWPNRHDLSSLRLLGSVGEPINPEAWKWYHRVIGKGKCPIMDTWWQTETGMFMITPTPVVPLKPGSGTRPFPGLKMDIYNEEGKPVGPNEEGFLVIKTPWPAMMRTIYKDPDRYVNQYWSKFPGVYLTGDSAKRDEDGYYWVIGRVDDVIKVSGYRLGTAEIESALGSHPAVAEAAAIGLPHEVKGNAIYTYVILKTGIEKSDKLIEELRHHVSHEMGPIAKPEHIEFVDSLPKTRSGKIMRRVLKARALGQEPKDIMTLEE, encoded by the coding sequence ATGGCAGACCAAAAGCTGACAGGCGAAATATTTTATCCATCAAATGATACAATTATCAATGCACGTGCCCGTGACTGGGAAGCTATCAGTGCACAAGCGGAGATTAACCTGGAAGGATTCTGGGCGAAGGAAGCAAGTGAACTGCACTGGTTTGAACCATGGACGAAAGTCCTGGACGATTCCAAGAAGCCATTCTATCAATGGTTTGTTGGAGGCAAAACGAATATTGCGTACAACTGTCTGGACCGGCATACAAAAACAGCCCACCGTAATAAGCTTGCCCTCATGTGGGAAGGGGAAAAAGGCGAGTTCCGTTCATTCTCCTACTTTGCTCTGCGCCGTGAGACATGCAAGTTTGCGAACGTTCTGAAAAGTCTCGGAGTGCAAAAAGGCGACCGCGTGACATTATATATGGGAAGAATTCCTGAGCTTGTCATTGGTATGCTGGCGTGTGCGCGGATTGGAGCGGTTCATTCAGTTGTCTACGGAGGATTTACTGTTGAGGCATTGCATGAACGTTTGGAAGATAGCCACTCCAAAATATTGATTGTCGCAGATGGATCGTACCAGCGAGGCAAGATAGTTCCGCTGAAAGCAATCGCGGACGAAGCATTGCAACGTGCGGCAAGTGTTGAAAGTGTTTTGGTTGTAAAGCGGACAGGCGAGCCGGTCAATATGGAATCGGGACGCGATATGTGGTTTCATGAGTTGATGGCTCTTCCGATCGCAAATAGTCAGTGCAACATTGAAAAAGTAGATGCCGAAGATCCCCTTTTTCTTCTCTATACTTCTGGTACAACCGGCAAACCGAAAGCCATTCTTCACACACATGGCGGATATATGGTCGGCACCTACGCGACGCTCAAGTACGTTTTCGATATTAAAGAAGAAGATCGATACTGGTGCGCGGCTGATCCGGGCTGGATCACTGGACACAGTTATATAGTCTATGGACCGCTCTTAAATGGCGCTACGTCATTTATGTATGAAGGAGCACCGGCGTATCCATTTCCAAATCGTTGGTGGCAGATGATTGAGCGCTATGGCATCAATATTCTCTACACGGCTCCGACAGCCATTCGAGGTCTGATGCGTTTCGGTGAAGCATGGCCAAACCGCCATGATCTTTCATCTCTCAGATTGCTTGGTTCTGTCGGTGAGCCAATTAATCCTGAAGCATGGAAATGGTACCACCGCGTCATCGGCAAAGGGAAATGTCCGATAATGGATACATGGTGGCAGACAGAGACAGGGATGTTTATGATCACTCCAACGCCTGTTGTACCGCTAAAACCAGGATCTGGTACGCGTCCATTTCCTGGATTAAAGATGGACATTTACAACGAGGAGGGAAAACCGGTTGGCCCAAATGAAGAAGGATTCCTTGTGATTAAGACCCCTTGGCCGGCAATGATGCGTACGATTTATAAAGATCCGGATCGGTATGTCAATCAATACTGGAGCAAATTCCCCGGTGTGTATCTGACAGGAGACTCGGCAAAACGCGATGAAGATGGATATTACTGGGTCATCGGCCGTGTGGATGATGTCATCAAAGTCTCTGGATATCGATTGGGCACAGCTGAGATTGAGAGTGCGCTTGGAAGCCATCCAGCAGTCGCTGAAGCAGCTGCAATCGGTTTGCCGCACGAAGTGAAAGGAAATGCGATTTATACGTACGTTATTTTGAAAACCGGAATTGAAAAAAGTGATAAACTTATCGAAGAACTCCGCCACCACGTTTCACATGAGATGGGACCAATTGCAAAACCAGAACATATCGAGTTTGTTGATTCTTTACCAAAAACCCGAAGCGGGAAAATTATGCGCCGGGTACTCAAAGCGAGGGCATTGGGTCAAGAACCGAAGGATATTATGACATTGGAAGAATAG